The Rhodocytophaga rosea genome has a segment encoding these proteins:
- a CDS encoding ABC transporter permease — MLQHYFTIAFRNFVKNKVYSSINVIGFSIGLACAFLIALFVYKELSYDRFHSQSAHIYRLTEVINTEGVGEASASVSIPVGPTLKQNYPDLVKAAARLFNFNAPSLNLAYIPDPGKRFNETRLFFTDPDFFTVFDFTLKDGNRRTALLEPNSIVLSQEMAKKYFGDENPMGKTLRFEDKHDLKVTGVINPVPAQSHFQFDFLVSFITLRQILHETQYNSWYWNPAWTYVLLPEQENARSTLEKQLPGFVKTYFPDIIKNDTKLGLQPLTDIYLHSSFYNEIEPTSKISYVYIFSVIGLFILFIASINFMNLTTARSANRAKEVGVRKVLGSQKNQLVTQFLSESVLLAIIAWIIAIGLVFLAIPVISSFSGRDLHLNAQEITILLPAGLLIALIVGLLSGMYPAFYLSAFRPLLVLKGFSITKSARGGLLRKTLVVLQFSLSILLIIGTMVAYFQLGHLQQANLGFDKEQVLIIPINRSAISTIHRFNDFKKRLLQNSRIVSITAMEEVLGRGHNTGHYQPEGKTEELLFSRLVVREDFTETFNIPIIAGRGFSEEHKPDPLIREVIVNEAMLRYLYWPSAQDAVGKKMGEFRADSLQGAVRIVGVAKDFHATSLHQDITPLVLVGPPVTDPANQFFIKFMAVRVAPGDAAPVIDFIEKEWNNAINDRAFEYTFLDENLNRLYQAEAKFGGITLAFTVLAICIASLGLFGLATFTAEQRTKEIGIRKVLGASVSSITVLLSKDFLKLVLLSFIIASPIAWYMMYQWLESFAYRIEIAWWMFALSGVLALLIALGTVSFRSIKAALSNPVKSLRNE; from the coding sequence ATGCTTCAACATTATTTTACTATTGCTTTCCGGAATTTTGTAAAGAACAAGGTTTACTCTTCCATCAATGTGATCGGTTTTTCCATCGGCCTGGCTTGTGCCTTTCTGATCGCTTTGTTTGTATATAAAGAACTTTCCTACGACCGTTTTCATAGCCAGTCAGCGCATATTTACCGGCTTACCGAAGTGATCAATACCGAAGGAGTAGGCGAAGCTTCAGCCAGTGTATCCATTCCGGTAGGTCCAACACTCAAGCAAAATTATCCGGATCTGGTGAAAGCGGCAGCGCGTTTATTTAATTTCAATGCACCTTCCCTGAATCTGGCCTATATACCAGACCCCGGTAAGCGATTTAATGAAACCCGCCTGTTTTTTACTGACCCCGATTTTTTTACGGTTTTCGATTTCACGCTCAAAGATGGAAACCGCCGTACGGCATTACTCGAACCTAACTCTATTGTATTGAGCCAGGAAATGGCAAAAAAATATTTCGGTGATGAAAATCCGATGGGAAAAACCCTGCGCTTTGAAGACAAGCATGACCTGAAAGTGACTGGCGTAATAAATCCGGTTCCGGCACAATCTCATTTTCAGTTCGATTTTCTGGTATCATTCATTACCCTCAGACAAATCCTCCACGAAACCCAGTATAACAGCTGGTACTGGAATCCGGCCTGGACCTATGTGCTACTGCCAGAACAGGAAAATGCCAGATCAACACTGGAAAAACAGCTTCCGGGCTTTGTAAAAACGTATTTTCCGGATATCATCAAAAATGACACGAAACTAGGTTTACAGCCATTAACAGATATTTACCTGCACTCCAGTTTCTATAATGAAATTGAGCCTACCAGCAAAATTTCCTATGTCTATATATTTTCGGTGATCGGCCTGTTTATCCTGTTTATTGCCAGCATCAACTTTATGAACCTGACCACTGCCCGATCGGCCAACCGGGCCAAAGAAGTAGGCGTACGCAAAGTATTGGGTTCTCAAAAGAATCAGCTGGTTACTCAGTTTTTAAGTGAATCCGTCTTACTCGCCATCATAGCCTGGATCATTGCCATTGGACTTGTATTCTTAGCCATTCCTGTCATCAGTAGTTTCTCCGGCCGAGATCTTCACCTGAACGCACAGGAAATTACCATATTGTTGCCAGCCGGACTATTGATTGCTCTAATAGTAGGATTACTCTCTGGAATGTACCCGGCCTTTTACTTATCGGCATTCAGGCCATTGCTCGTGTTAAAAGGATTTTCCATAACAAAAAGCGCCAGGGGCGGTTTGCTGAGAAAAACGCTGGTGGTGCTGCAATTTTCGCTGTCTATTTTACTAATTATTGGCACCATGGTGGCTTATTTCCAGCTGGGACATTTGCAGCAGGCCAATCTGGGTTTTGATAAAGAACAGGTACTGATTATTCCCATCAACCGCTCGGCTATTTCCACCATTCACCGTTTCAATGACTTTAAAAAGCGGCTCCTGCAAAACTCCCGCATTGTAAGTATAACAGCTATGGAAGAAGTGCTGGGAAGAGGTCATAATACCGGCCATTACCAACCCGAAGGCAAAACGGAAGAACTGCTTTTTTCAAGGCTGGTCGTACGCGAAGATTTTACCGAAACCTTTAATATTCCCATCATTGCCGGACGAGGATTTTCTGAGGAACATAAACCTGATCCGCTAATACGGGAAGTGATCGTAAACGAGGCTATGCTAAGATACCTGTACTGGCCATCGGCACAGGATGCTGTTGGAAAAAAAATGGGTGAATTCAGAGCTGATTCCCTGCAAGGGGCTGTCAGAATTGTAGGCGTAGCCAAAGATTTTCATGCCACCTCCCTGCACCAGGATATTACGCCTTTGGTACTGGTTGGCCCACCGGTCACCGACCCGGCAAATCAGTTCTTCATTAAATTTATGGCGGTTCGGGTAGCTCCGGGAGATGCAGCACCGGTGATTGATTTTATTGAGAAAGAATGGAACAATGCCATAAACGACAGGGCATTTGAATATACCTTCCTCGATGAAAACCTCAACAGGCTATATCAGGCAGAAGCAAAATTCGGTGGTATTACGCTGGCATTTACGGTACTTGCCATATGTATTGCCAGCCTGGGATTATTTGGTCTGGCCACCTTCACGGCTGAGCAACGCACGAAAGAGATAGGCATCCGCAAAGTGTTAGGGGCTTCTGTAAGCAGTATTACAGTACTGCTATCGAAAGATTTTCTCAAACTGGTATTGCTTTCTTTTATAATCGCCTCGCCCATTGCCTGGTATATGATGTACCAGTGGCTCGAAAGCTTTGCTTACCGTATTGAGATTGCCTGGTGGATGTTTGCTTTGTCTGGTGTACTTGCCCTTCTGATTGCACTGGGCACAGTGAGTTTCCGGTCTATTAAAGCGGCTTTGAGCAATCCGGTGAAGAGCTTGCGGAATGAGTAA
- a CDS encoding ABC transporter permease — protein MLKNYLIIGIRNLFRNKGYAILNISGLAIGIAACLLIFTVVQFELSYDKFHSKYDRIYRVVVEDKFPDGDASHNPGVPTPLPVALRQDIPQLEKVAAIDAITGSQITVMGKDANAAFTGRKFMEELGIFFTEPDFFEIFDATWLSGNPKQSLSNPNTVVLSQRQAEKYFGEWKQAMGQYLKLDNNLVLTVSGIIADSPQNTDFPLQVLISYETFKNAPGYGYSTEWGSIHSNHQTYVLLPPTLSPENVEYTLKKLGEKYYVSRNQVKRYNLIQPLSGIHFDTRFGNFGDHLTSKSTLWTLSLVGVLVLIMACINFINLATAQAISRSKEVGIRKVLGGVRLQLMGQFLAETTLIVLMAVVLATLIATAALPYIQEISNVPSTIEMLQNPYVLIFLVVITLVVSFFSGMYPALILSGFEPIEALKSKITARNIGGVPLRRSLVVVQFAISQILIIGTLIAVSQMDFIRNIELGFNKDAVYMVPLNSDSLSQTKFRTFKNRLLENPAIRSVSLANDPPSSDNFWGRNFYFNNSSEELNFGTLMKYADADYFSTYGMEFVAGHGFQESDTAISYVVNETLLRKLGVTDMQSAIGKTIRLGGGGQWKPIVGVVKDFKASSVRDEIQPFVITPAKENYYRAGIKIHPQNLQKTVKQIQALWEETFPAFVYNGNFLDESIANFYEQENQMALTYKIFAGLAILISCLGLYGLASFMAVQKTKEIGIRKVLGASVGSIIFLLSKEFLMLITLAFVIAAPAAYYLMHDWLENFQYSIPLGIEAFAIAIALSLVIAWLTVGYRAAKAALANPVKSLRSE, from the coding sequence ATGCTCAAGAATTATCTGATAATCGGAATCCGGAATCTGTTCCGCAATAAAGGGTATGCTATTCTCAATATTTCTGGTCTGGCCATCGGAATTGCGGCTTGCCTGCTCATTTTTACAGTCGTGCAGTTTGAACTCAGCTACGACAAATTTCATAGCAAGTACGACCGGATTTACCGGGTAGTGGTAGAAGATAAATTTCCCGATGGAGACGCCAGCCATAATCCTGGTGTGCCAACGCCCTTGCCTGTGGCTTTACGGCAGGATATACCTCAACTGGAAAAAGTAGCCGCCATAGATGCCATTACTGGCAGTCAGATCACGGTGATGGGCAAAGATGCTAATGCTGCGTTTACAGGCAGAAAATTTATGGAAGAGTTAGGCATCTTTTTCACAGAACCCGATTTTTTTGAAATTTTTGACGCAACCTGGCTTTCTGGTAATCCCAAACAATCGCTGAGCAATCCCAATACCGTAGTATTATCGCAGAGACAGGCAGAAAAATATTTTGGAGAATGGAAACAGGCAATGGGCCAGTATCTCAAACTGGACAATAACCTTGTGTTAACCGTGAGCGGCATTATCGCTGATTCGCCACAGAATACTGATTTTCCACTTCAGGTGCTCATTTCCTACGAAACTTTTAAAAATGCTCCTGGCTATGGGTATAGCACCGAATGGGGAAGTATCCACAGCAACCACCAGACCTATGTACTGCTCCCTCCTACCCTTTCGCCAGAAAATGTGGAGTATACCTTAAAAAAGCTGGGTGAGAAATATTATGTATCCAGAAATCAAGTAAAACGCTATAATCTGATTCAGCCCCTAAGCGGCATTCACTTTGATACCCGTTTTGGTAATTTCGGCGACCACCTCACCAGCAAATCTACTCTCTGGACTCTGTCTCTGGTCGGCGTATTGGTATTGATAATGGCATGTATCAACTTTATTAACCTGGCTACTGCACAGGCTATCAGCCGCTCCAAAGAAGTAGGTATCCGGAAAGTATTAGGAGGGGTACGGCTACAGTTGATGGGGCAGTTTCTGGCAGAAACCACTTTAATAGTTCTTATGGCAGTAGTGCTGGCTACATTGATAGCAACAGCGGCTCTCCCCTATATCCAGGAAATTTCTAATGTGCCCTCAACTATTGAAATGCTGCAAAATCCTTATGTACTTATTTTTCTGGTAGTAATCACCCTGGTCGTGAGCTTTTTTTCCGGAATGTATCCGGCTTTAATACTTTCCGGTTTTGAACCCATAGAAGCTTTAAAAAGCAAAATTACTGCCCGCAATATCGGCGGAGTTCCCTTACGCCGGAGCCTGGTGGTCGTTCAGTTTGCCATTTCACAAATTCTGATTATAGGCACTCTGATTGCGGTAAGCCAGATGGATTTTATCCGCAACATTGAACTGGGCTTCAACAAAGATGCAGTGTATATGGTCCCACTCAACTCAGATAGCCTCAGCCAGACTAAATTCCGGACGTTTAAAAACCGCTTGCTCGAAAACCCGGCTATCCGTTCGGTGAGTTTAGCCAATGATCCGCCTTCTTCTGATAATTTCTGGGGACGGAATTTCTATTTCAACAACTCCAGCGAAGAACTTAATTTCGGCACCTTGATGAAATATGCCGATGCTGATTATTTCTCTACCTATGGAATGGAGTTTGTTGCCGGTCATGGCTTTCAGGAAAGTGATACGGCCATTAGCTATGTAGTGAATGAAACCCTGCTGAGAAAACTGGGCGTAACTGACATGCAGTCGGCTATTGGTAAAACGATACGCTTAGGTGGAGGCGGGCAGTGGAAACCGATTGTAGGCGTGGTAAAAGATTTTAAAGCCAGCTCTGTCCGGGATGAAATACAGCCTTTTGTTATTACCCCGGCCAAAGAGAATTATTACCGGGCAGGCATAAAAATACATCCGCAGAATCTGCAAAAAACGGTAAAACAAATTCAGGCTTTATGGGAAGAAACCTTTCCGGCATTTGTATACAATGGCAACTTCCTGGATGAAAGCATTGCCAACTTTTATGAGCAGGAAAACCAGATGGCTCTTACTTACAAAATTTTTGCAGGACTGGCGATTCTTATTTCCTGCTTAGGCTTATATGGACTGGCTTCCTTTATGGCCGTACAAAAAACCAAAGAAATTGGTATCCGCAAGGTGCTGGGTGCTTCAGTGGGAAGTATCATATTTTTGCTTTCAAAAGAGTTTCTCATGCTGATTACACTTGCCTTTGTAATCGCTGCTCCGGCTGCTTATTATCTGATGCACGACTGGCTGGAAAACTTCCAGTATAGTATTCCGCTGGGTATAGAAGCTTTTGCTATAGCCATTGCTTTGTCACTGGTGATTGCCTGGCTAACCGTAGGATACAGAGCTGCCAAAGCGGCCCTGGCAAACCCGGTGAAAAGCCTGAGAAGTGAGTAA
- a CDS encoding sigma-54-dependent transcriptional regulator, which translates to MAKILIIDDEKSIRYTLREILEYEKYQVDEAKDGEEGLELLTKNDYDVALCDIKMPKMDGMEVLAKAAELGKETQFIMISAHGTIETAVDATKKGAYDFIQKPPDLNRLLLTVRNALDKSTLVTETKVLKKKITRTFDIIGESQAIRKVKDAIDKVAPTEARVLITGANGSGKELVARWLHEKSNRAQAPLVEVNCAAIPSELIESELFGHEKGSFTSAVKQRIGKFEQASGGTLFLDEIGDMSLSAQAKVLRALQEHKITRVGGDKEIKVNVRVLAATNKDLKKEIAENRFREDLYHRLSVILIHVPTLDERKSDIPLLVDKFLKDIAEDYGNAPKKITPEALDYLQNLHWSGNIRELRNVVERLVIMSGSQITEEDAALYAGVNRD; encoded by the coding sequence ATGGCCAAAATTCTGATTATTGACGACGAAAAAAGTATACGGTATACCCTGCGTGAAATTCTGGAGTATGAAAAATACCAGGTCGACGAAGCCAAAGATGGAGAAGAAGGCCTGGAGTTGTTGACTAAAAATGACTACGATGTGGCACTCTGTGATATTAAAATGCCCAAGATGGATGGAATGGAAGTACTCGCCAAGGCCGCTGAACTGGGAAAAGAAACGCAGTTTATTATGATATCAGCCCATGGCACCATCGAAACCGCTGTGGATGCCACTAAAAAAGGAGCCTATGATTTCATCCAGAAACCACCCGATCTGAACCGGCTCTTACTCACCGTCCGGAATGCCCTGGATAAGTCTACCCTGGTTACTGAAACTAAGGTGCTGAAAAAGAAAATCACCCGCACGTTCGATATTATAGGTGAATCGCAGGCCATCCGCAAAGTAAAAGATGCCATTGATAAAGTAGCTCCTACCGAAGCCCGGGTACTGATCACCGGTGCCAATGGTTCGGGCAAAGAACTGGTAGCCAGGTGGCTGCATGAAAAAAGTAACCGGGCACAAGCACCACTTGTGGAAGTAAATTGTGCTGCTATTCCCAGCGAACTGATCGAAAGTGAGTTGTTCGGCCATGAGAAAGGCTCTTTTACCTCTGCCGTAAAACAGCGGATCGGAAAATTTGAGCAAGCGAGTGGCGGCACCCTTTTTCTGGATGAAATCGGAGATATGAGTTTGTCGGCACAGGCAAAAGTATTAAGAGCATTACAGGAGCACAAAATCACCAGAGTAGGAGGCGATAAAGAAATTAAAGTAAATGTACGGGTGCTGGCCGCTACCAATAAAGACCTCAAGAAAGAGATTGCTGAAAACCGCTTCCGGGAAGACTTATATCACCGCCTGAGTGTGATTCTGATTCATGTACCTACCTTGGACGAACGCAAGTCGGATATTCCGCTGCTGGTAGATAAATTTCTGAAAGATATTGCGGAAGACTATGGAAATGCCCCTAAAAAGATCACACCGGAAGCTTTGGATTACCTGCAGAATTTGCACTGGTCTGGGAATATACGTGAATTACGCAACGTAGTAGAACGGCTCGTGATTATGAGCGGCTCCCAGATCACAGAAGAAGATGCTGCTCTCTATGCCGGTGTAAACCGGGATTGA
- a CDS encoding IS5 family transposase has protein sequence MQERFFELTDCEWEIIKEVVDNQRKIKHDKRVILNAILWLLTTGSQWRNMESKYPPWQTIYYHYRQWKKRGIIEELLAFLAIRERKKAGRQALPSVLAIDSQSVKIVQFTSQDKGIDGNKKVNGRKRHLAVDCLGIPWAVHVTAAHVSDTTAGYELAAKLKGKSCRLHTLKADNGYKDTFVEEIERDYGWKVEIVQKPESVKGFVPAGGRWVVERSYGWLNFKRRLSRDFEKSTESSEAMLQLAFIDTLLKRKPV, from the coding sequence ATGCAAGAAAGATTCTTCGAACTCACTGATTGTGAGTGGGAAATTATCAAGGAAGTAGTAGATAACCAAAGAAAAATCAAACATGACAAACGTGTTATTCTTAATGCTATTCTATGGCTACTTACTACAGGTAGTCAATGGCGCAACATGGAAAGTAAATACCCACCCTGGCAAACCATTTATTACCATTACAGGCAGTGGAAGAAGCGAGGCATCATCGAAGAGCTGTTGGCTTTTTTAGCAATCAGAGAAAGAAAAAAAGCAGGCCGACAAGCCTTGCCAAGCGTGTTAGCTATTGATAGTCAAAGTGTAAAGATTGTACAGTTTACTTCCCAAGACAAGGGCATAGATGGCAACAAAAAGGTGAATGGCAGAAAAAGACATCTAGCAGTGGATTGTTTAGGTATTCCTTGGGCTGTGCATGTAACAGCCGCCCATGTGTCAGACACTACAGCCGGTTATGAGTTAGCAGCTAAGCTGAAGGGTAAGTCTTGCCGCCTACATACACTAAAAGCAGATAATGGCTACAAAGATACCTTTGTAGAAGAGATAGAAAGAGACTATGGATGGAAGGTAGAAATTGTACAAAAGCCTGAAAGCGTAAAGGGCTTTGTGCCGGCAGGAGGCCGTTGGGTGGTAGAACGCAGTTACGGATGGCTCAATTTTAAGCGTAGATTGAGCCGTGACTTTGAGAAAAGCACAGAAAGTTCGGAAGCTATGCTACAATTAGCCTTTATTGACACACTGCTTAAAAGAAAACCAGTATAA